In Streptomyces sp. DG2A-72, one genomic interval encodes:
- a CDS encoding IS5 family transposase, protein MTGARLAYPTDLSHAEWAVLAPLVPPPKPGGRPAKHPRREIIDALAYWIRAGCAWRLLPHDFPPWQTVYHYWRQWRIEGRWEEMLAALRARERTGQGREATPSAGVVDSQSVKATERGGWHGYDGGKKVQGIKRHLLVDTLGLVLAVCVSPANVSDRDGAAVLLARCAGKFPRLQHLWADQGYRGRDFLAWVQEETGITIQIVQRKDGGFRSTWAKTDAPPREVPMFAVVPRRWVIERSFAWLGRYRRLSRDYEYLAASQENAIYLATVMLLLHRAPKTLP, encoded by the coding sequence ATGACCGGGGCGCGACTCGCCTATCCGACGGATCTGTCGCATGCGGAGTGGGCGGTGCTGGCGCCGCTCGTGCCGCCGCCGAAGCCGGGAGGGCGCCCGGCCAAGCATCCAAGGCGGGAGATCATCGACGCCCTCGCCTACTGGATCCGGGCCGGCTGCGCCTGGCGACTACTCCCACACGATTTCCCGCCCTGGCAGACCGTCTATCACTACTGGCGGCAGTGGCGGATCGAGGGTCGCTGGGAGGAGATGCTGGCCGCCCTTCGGGCCCGGGAACGTACTGGCCAGGGGCGTGAGGCGACACCAAGTGCCGGGGTAGTGGACAGCCAGAGCGTCAAGGCCACCGAGCGCGGCGGCTGGCACGGATACGACGGCGGTAAGAAGGTGCAGGGCATCAAGCGCCACCTCCTGGTTGACACCCTCGGCCTCGTCCTGGCCGTCTGCGTCAGCCCGGCGAACGTCAGCGACCGGGACGGCGCCGCCGTGCTGCTTGCCCGGTGCGCCGGGAAGTTCCCGCGGCTGCAGCATCTGTGGGCCGACCAGGGCTACCGCGGCCGGGACTTCCTGGCCTGGGTCCAAGAGGAAACCGGGATCACCATCCAAATCGTGCAGCGCAAGGACGGCGGCTTCCGCAGCACCTGGGCCAAGACCGATGCGCCACCACGCGAGGTGCCGATGTTTGCGGTGGTTCCGCGCCGTTGGGTGATCGAGCGGAGTTTTGCCTGGCTGGGCCGGTACCGCAGACTCTCCAGGGACTACGAGTACCTGGCCGCCAGCCAGGAGAATGCGATCTACCTGGCCACGGTCATGCTCCTGCTGCACCGGGCGCCAAAAACCCTGCCCTGA
- a CDS encoding transposase — translation MREQDAWLVFEDESGQALRPPKARTWSRIGVPPQVKVSGKGSGRVSVAGMVCAKPGQRTRLIYRMLVHHPGRRGEKNGFREQDFAELLDATHQQLGGRIVLVWDNSTQHKDALMRELLAARRRWLTVFRLPAYAPDLNPAEGVWANLKNYLGNLAACTVDTLADLTRTRLKKMQYRPELLDGFIAETGLTWAPP, via the coding sequence GTGAGGGAACAGGACGCGTGGCTGGTGTTCGAGGACGAGTCGGGTCAGGCACTCCGCCCGCCCAAGGCCCGCACCTGGTCCCGTATCGGAGTGCCGCCGCAGGTCAAAGTGTCGGGGAAGGGATCGGGGCGGGTCTCGGTCGCCGGGATGGTCTGCGCGAAGCCAGGTCAGCGGACCCGTCTGATCTACCGGATGCTGGTGCACCACCCCGGCCGACGCGGCGAGAAGAACGGCTTCAGGGAGCAGGACTTCGCTGAGCTGTTGGACGCCACCCACCAGCAGCTCGGCGGAAGGATCGTGCTGGTCTGGGACAACTCCACCCAGCACAAGGACGCGCTGATGCGCGAGTTACTGGCCGCCCGCAGACGGTGGCTGACCGTCTTCCGCCTGCCGGCCTACGCCCCGGACCTCAACCCGGCCGAAGGCGTGTGGGCGAACCTGAAGAACTACCTGGGCAACCTTGCGGCCTGCACCGTCGACACCCTCGCCGACCTCACCCGCACCCGGCTGAAGAAGATGCAGTACCGGCCCGAGCTCCTCGACGGCTTCATCGCCGAGACCGGCCTTACCTGGGCACCGCCATGA
- a CDS encoding winged helix-turn-helix domain-containing protein, protein MRYPDGGGLTAVERARRERVRFQAAEMFAAGMRPPQVARALRVSRKSAYAWHAAWRQGGRDALRSKGPSGVASRMQPGWRAWLARALEQGPAAHGWTEDQRWTLARVSVLIARRFHVRFSQPQLSRILRQMGFPVQVPVHRAVERDEEQVQQWREETWARVERR, encoded by the coding sequence ATGAGGTATCCCGATGGGGGTGGCCTGACCGCGGTGGAGCGGGCCCGGCGGGAGCGGGTGCGGTTCCAGGCCGCCGAGATGTTCGCGGCGGGGATGCGGCCGCCGCAGGTCGCGAGGGCGTTACGGGTGTCGCGGAAGTCGGCTTATGCCTGGCACGCCGCCTGGCGTCAGGGCGGTAGGGACGCCCTGCGCTCCAAGGGGCCCTCGGGGGTAGCGTCACGGATGCAGCCGGGGTGGCGGGCCTGGCTGGCGCGTGCCCTGGAGCAGGGCCCGGCCGCGCACGGCTGGACGGAAGACCAGCGGTGGACGCTCGCCCGGGTCTCGGTGCTCATCGCCCGCCGCTTCCACGTGCGCTTCAGCCAGCCACAACTGTCGAGAATCCTGCGGCAGATGGGCTTTCCCGTCCAGGTCCCGGTGCACCGGGCCGTCGAACGGGACGAGGAGCAGGTGCAGCAGTGGCGGGAGGAGACCTGGGCGCGCGTGGAAAGAAGGTGA
- a CDS encoding MBL fold metallo-hydrolase encodes MTEVRFTHIGGPTVLIEFAGWRLLTNPTFDPPGRAYAFGWGTSSRKLTGPALPPEDIGPVDAVLLTHDHHGDNLDDAGRALLADIATVVTTRTGARRLGGTTVRGLKAGQSSRLEAPDRPPIDITATPCRHGPPLSRPITGEVVGFALTWPGQHHGPLWITGDTVLYRALRKTAAVLRPGTVLLHLGGVQFPITGPARYTMTAADALDLCETIHPRTVCPVHYEGWQHFREGRETLAAELETVPSERSKAFTWLPCGTAHPITV; translated from the coding sequence ATGACGGAAGTCCGGTTCACGCACATCGGCGGCCCCACGGTCCTCATCGAGTTCGCCGGCTGGCGGCTGCTGACCAACCCGACCTTCGATCCACCCGGCCGCGCCTACGCCTTCGGCTGGGGCACGTCCTCCCGCAAACTCACCGGCCCCGCCCTGCCGCCCGAGGACATCGGCCCGGTCGACGCGGTGCTGCTCACCCACGACCACCACGGCGACAACCTCGACGACGCCGGCCGCGCCCTGCTCGCCGACATCGCCACCGTGGTCACCACGCGTACGGGAGCACGCCGACTGGGCGGCACGACCGTACGGGGCCTGAAGGCCGGACAGAGCAGCCGGTTGGAGGCGCCGGACCGGCCGCCCATCGACATCACCGCCACCCCCTGCCGACACGGCCCGCCGCTCAGCCGCCCCATCACCGGCGAGGTCGTCGGGTTCGCCCTCACCTGGCCCGGACAACACCACGGACCACTGTGGATCACCGGCGACACCGTCCTGTACCGCGCCCTCCGCAAGACCGCCGCCGTCCTGCGCCCGGGCACCGTCCTGCTCCACCTGGGCGGCGTCCAGTTCCCCATCACCGGTCCCGCTCGCTACACCATGACGGCCGCCGACGCCCTCGACCTGTGCGAAACCATCCACCCCAGGACGGTGTGCCCCGTCCACTACGAAGGCTGGCAGCACTTCCGCGAAGGCCGCGAAACTCTCGCCGCGGAACTGGAGACCGTCCCCTCCGAGCGCAGCAAGGCATTCACCTGGCTGCCCTGCGGCACCGCACACCCGATCACCGTCTGA
- a CDS encoding alpha/beta hydrolase, translating to MKPDTIVLIHGFWVTPRSWEHWITHYQSQGFRVLAPAYPGFEVEVEALNADPTPIEELTVPAVIASLEKLIDGLDTRPIIMGHSAGGVFTQILLDHGYGSAGVAINSAPTEGVATVPLSQLKAAFPVLKNPANRHKAVGFTYDQWRYAFTNTFPEDEARALYERYHIPASGHVFWGSALANIHPGHADSYVNYRNDDRAPLLFVAGENDHLMPPKIQRSNAKHYKSHTVTEIVEYPGRSHLMPAQQGWEEIADHALAWALDHT from the coding sequence ATGAAACCGGACACCATCGTCCTCATCCACGGCTTCTGGGTGACACCCCGCAGCTGGGAGCACTGGATCACCCACTACCAGTCCCAGGGATTCCGGGTCCTGGCCCCGGCCTACCCCGGCTTCGAGGTGGAGGTCGAGGCGCTCAACGCCGACCCCACCCCGATCGAAGAACTCACGGTCCCCGCGGTCATCGCATCGCTGGAGAAGCTGATCGACGGCCTCGACACCCGGCCGATCATCATGGGCCACTCCGCCGGCGGAGTGTTCACCCAGATCCTGCTCGACCACGGATACGGCAGCGCCGGAGTAGCCATCAACTCCGCTCCCACCGAGGGCGTGGCAACGGTCCCGCTGTCGCAGCTGAAGGCGGCCTTCCCGGTGCTGAAGAACCCCGCCAACCGGCACAAGGCCGTCGGCTTCACCTACGACCAGTGGCGCTACGCCTTCACCAACACCTTCCCCGAGGACGAGGCCCGCGCCTTGTACGAGCGCTACCACATCCCGGCCTCCGGCCATGTGTTCTGGGGCAGCGCGCTGGCCAACATCCACCCCGGCCATGCCGATTCGTACGTGAACTACCGCAACGACGACCGCGCGCCGCTGTTGTTCGTCGCGGGCGAGAACGACCACCTGATGCCGCCGAAGATCCAGCGGTCCAACGCCAAGCACTACAAGTCGCACACCGTCACCGAGATCGTCGAGTATCCCGGACGATCCCACCTGATGCCCGCCCAGCAGGGCTGGGAAGAGATCGCCGACCACGCCCTGGCCTGGGCCCTCGACCACACCTGA
- a CDS encoding alpha/beta fold hydrolase, which translates to MRVPVPRRLLVALAAAVLLVVGAVSAQATSHSPGQVEKGPKPTVVLVHGAFADASGFNDTIALLQKAGFPVIAPANPLRDTAGDAAYISSVVDTIPGPVILAAHSYGGIVITNAARGHANVKALVYMGAFAPDEGESALQLAGQFPGSELATALIPRDYPVPGSAPGTDGYIDAAKFRAVFAADLPASRTRLMAATQRPGSVQGLGGPSGAPAWKTVPSWYLIPTEDKVIPPAAQRFMAKRAGSKVTEIRSSHVVMISHPEAAAKTIKAAYAATR; encoded by the coding sequence ATGCGTGTTCCCGTTCCGCGCCGTCTGCTGGTGGCACTGGCCGCCGCCGTTCTCCTCGTCGTCGGCGCGGTCTCCGCCCAGGCGACTTCTCACAGTCCCGGGCAGGTCGAGAAGGGGCCGAAGCCGACCGTGGTGCTCGTGCACGGCGCGTTCGCCGACGCCTCCGGCTTCAACGACACCATCGCGCTGCTGCAGAAGGCCGGCTTCCCGGTCATCGCGCCGGCCAACCCGCTGCGGGACACGGCGGGCGATGCCGCCTACATCTCCAGCGTGGTGGACACCATCCCCGGCCCGGTCATCCTGGCGGCCCACTCCTACGGCGGCATCGTCATCACCAACGCCGCCCGTGGCCACGCCAACGTCAAGGCCCTGGTGTACATGGGGGCGTTCGCGCCCGACGAGGGCGAGAGCGCGCTCCAACTGGCGGGCCAGTTCCCCGGCAGTGAACTGGCCACCGCCCTGATCCCCCGCGACTACCCGGTGCCCGGCAGCGCCCCGGGCACCGACGGCTACATCGACGCCGCGAAGTTCCGGGCCGTGTTCGCCGCCGATCTGCCCGCCTCCCGGACTCGTCTCATGGCAGCCACCCAGCGCCCCGGCAGCGTCCAGGGCCTCGGCGGCCCCAGCGGTGCGCCCGCTTGGAAGACCGTCCCGTCCTGGTACCTGATCCCGACCGAGGACAAAGTCATCCCGCCCGCCGCCCAGCGGTTCATGGCCAAGCGCGCAGGCAGCAAGGTGACCGAGATCCGGTCGTCGCACGTGGTCATGATCTCCCACCCGGAAGCCGCCGCCAAGACCATCAAGGCGGCCTACGCCGCCACCCGTTGA
- a CDS encoding alpha/beta fold hydrolase, whose product MRNTITTSDGTEIFHKDWGSGRPVVFSHGWPLNADAWDDQLHLVASHGYRAIAHDRRGHGRSGQPWNGNDMDTYADDLAQLIETLDLHDAVLVGHSTGGGEVTRYIGRHGTGRTAKAVLLGAVPPLMLRTDGNPDGLPIEAFDAIRAGVAADRSQFYKELSLPFYGFNRPGAQVSQGVSDAFWLQSMQVGLKGALDCIRAFSETDFTEDLGRFDIPTFIAHGDDDQIVPIVAAGPESAKLVKDATLKVYPGAPHGLVGAFKDEFNADLLAFLAS is encoded by the coding sequence ATGCGGAATACCATCACCACGAGCGACGGCACCGAGATCTTCCACAAGGACTGGGGCAGCGGACGGCCCGTGGTGTTCAGCCACGGCTGGCCGCTGAACGCCGACGCCTGGGACGACCAGCTGCACCTGGTCGCCTCGCACGGCTACCGCGCGATCGCGCACGACCGGCGCGGTCACGGCCGCTCCGGCCAGCCGTGGAACGGCAACGACATGGACACCTACGCCGACGACCTCGCCCAGCTGATCGAGACCCTCGACCTGCACGACGCCGTACTGGTCGGGCACTCGACGGGCGGCGGCGAGGTGACCCGCTACATCGGCCGGCACGGCACCGGGCGCACCGCCAAGGCCGTACTGCTGGGCGCCGTACCGCCTTTGATGCTGAGGACCGACGGCAATCCCGACGGTCTGCCGATCGAGGCGTTCGACGCCATCCGCGCGGGTGTTGCAGCCGACCGTTCACAGTTCTACAAGGAACTCAGCCTGCCCTTCTACGGCTTCAACCGGCCCGGTGCGCAGGTCTCGCAGGGTGTGTCGGACGCGTTTTGGCTGCAGAGCATGCAGGTCGGGCTCAAGGGCGCGCTGGACTGCATCCGCGCGTTCTCCGAGACCGACTTCACCGAGGACCTGGGGCGCTTCGACATCCCCACCTTCATCGCCCACGGCGACGACGACCAGATCGTCCCGATCGTCGCGGCCGGCCCGGAGTCGGCCAAGCTCGTCAAAGACGCGACGCTGAAGGTCTATCCGGGTGCCCCGCACGGTCTCGTGGGCGCGTTCAAGGACGAGTTCAACGCCGACCTGCTGGCGTTCCTCGCCTCCTGA
- a CDS encoding helix-turn-helix domain-containing protein, producing the protein MLVLDTKDIPAADRIEAFHAVAAGESGSCSIEQEHPEAGVWKRLEVWRFGPLTLFATHGTGMRIWRTRQHARFDSMNSVSIITQSRGTGAFTWNGHQQHVGSDDLALAHKTAGYEYGWSGTGVSVAFMVDADRLGLPEHLVRAAVPLLHQSRIGPLLLHHIRSLHRDADRLSADAGAEALASATLELTRALIVSVAADDHTRRSVAEDTLLTRVLAYIRAHLTDPGLTPQRIAWAHSISVRTLYRLCEEGGLSLEKWIIRRRLEGTRRDLIAPEHAHRTIEAVARSWGFTNPAFFSRRFRQTYGATPREWRQLAHQRATSLSRDELQ; encoded by the coding sequence GTGTTGGTCTTGGACACGAAGGACATTCCGGCCGCCGACCGGATCGAGGCGTTTCACGCGGTGGCTGCTGGGGAGAGCGGCAGCTGCTCGATCGAGCAGGAACATCCCGAGGCCGGTGTCTGGAAAAGGCTGGAGGTCTGGCGTTTCGGCCCTCTGACCTTGTTTGCCACGCACGGCACGGGCATGCGTATCTGGCGCACGCGGCAGCACGCCCGGTTCGACTCGATGAACTCCGTCTCAATCATCACCCAGAGCCGGGGAACGGGTGCCTTCACCTGGAACGGCCACCAGCAGCACGTAGGGTCCGACGACCTGGCCCTCGCGCACAAGACCGCGGGCTACGAGTACGGATGGTCGGGGACAGGAGTGTCCGTGGCGTTCATGGTCGACGCCGACCGTCTCGGCCTACCTGAGCACCTGGTTCGCGCCGCGGTTCCCCTCCTGCACCAGAGCAGGATCGGTCCCTTGCTGCTGCACCACATCCGCAGCCTGCACCGTGACGCCGACCGGCTGAGCGCGGACGCCGGCGCCGAAGCGCTCGCCTCCGCCACTTTGGAACTCACCCGTGCCCTCATCGTGTCGGTGGCCGCCGACGACCACACCCGCCGGTCAGTCGCGGAAGACACCCTCCTCACCCGTGTCCTCGCCTACATCCGCGCGCATCTGACCGACCCCGGCCTCACCCCCCAGCGCATCGCCTGGGCCCACAGCATCTCCGTACGGACCCTCTACCGGCTGTGTGAGGAAGGCGGCCTCAGCCTGGAAAAGTGGATCATTCGTCGACGTCTGGAAGGCACCCGCCGCGACCTGATCGCGCCCGAACACGCCCACCGCACGATCGAGGCCGTCGCCCGCTCCTGGGGCTTCACCAATCCCGCCTTCTTCTCCCGCCGCTTTCGCCAGACCTACGGCGCCACGCCCCGCGAATGGCGACAGCTCGCCCACCAACGTGCCACCTCGTTGTCCCGTGACGAACTCCAGTAG
- a CDS encoding helix-turn-helix domain-containing protein: MRYPDEGGLTAKQRARREQVRFEAAELFMQGVTPPQVARRLRVSRKSAYAWHAH, from the coding sequence ATGCGGTATCCCGATGAGGGTGGCCTGACAGCGAAGCAGCGGGCGCGGCGGGAGCAAGTGCGGTTCGAGGCTGCCGAGTTATTCATGCAAGGGGTGACGCCGCCGCAGGTCGCACGCCGGTTACGGGTCTCACGCAAGTCTGCCTATGCCTGGCATGCCCACTAA
- a CDS encoding NucA/NucB deoxyribonuclease domain-containing protein: MAEVADHIGDALDDPSSTFPANSVKNLPGGEALDPMHRLVPGYGATELERYNANRSVVSSTCTDSAVPGRPAEGNPPHDCDEFPFASSYEGAARHRCEGDAYLNDFSVRYVDRVENQEAGRRLAAWYDNDRILSHDPFIITIGD; the protein is encoded by the coding sequence GTGGCCGAGGTCGCGGACCACATCGGGGACGCCCTCGATGACCCGAGCAGCACCTTCCCCGCGAACAGCGTCAAGAACCTTCCCGGCGGGGAAGCGCTGGACCCGATGCACCGCCTCGTGCCCGGCTACGGCGCGACCGAGCTGGAACGCTACAACGCCAACCGCTCGGTCGTATCCTCCACCTGCACCGACAGCGCCGTACCGGGGCGTCCCGCTGAGGGAAATCCGCCACACGACTGCGACGAATTCCCGTTTGCCTCGAGTTACGAAGGGGCCGCGCGCCACAGGTGCGAAGGAGATGCGTATCTCAACGACTTCTCCGTCCGTTACGTCGACCGCGTCGAGAACCAGGAAGCAGGGCGCCGCCTCGCTGCCTGGTACGACAATGACCGGATCCTCAGCCATGATCCGTTCATCATCACCATCGGCGACTGA
- a CDS encoding tyrosine-type recombinase/integrase — MTLAMVKRGDGAPSDEQLRLAFRWGIVPPNAGEDPPADLKAAYEWLTTTDRPVRDVADAAVFEDVLYRLAYKLDGTPAAGDTYRRRRRALNTALEHAVVAEDLSGNPLQRARRKHVGSNDVVDRRVLVNALQARQLLAAVSYGSWDRCRGRRLVAFYAVLYYAGLRPAEAVGLRRSDCHLPEAGWGTLTLRETRPVSGKQWTDSGERHDRRGLKAREAKSDRPVPIPPVLVAILRAHLDAFGTAKEGRVFGNERGGVVGSSTYWRVWEEAREYALPPERVDSPLAGRPYDLRHACITRWLNAGVPIAEVARRVGNSPEVIHRRYHGCIDGHEEAANAKITKALEEDGDAA; from the coding sequence GTGACGCTCGCCATGGTCAAGCGCGGGGACGGCGCTCCCTCGGATGAGCAATTGCGGTTGGCCTTCCGATGGGGGATCGTGCCCCCGAATGCAGGGGAGGATCCGCCGGCCGACCTCAAAGCCGCGTATGAGTGGCTCACGACGACGGATCGTCCGGTGCGCGACGTGGCAGACGCTGCGGTGTTCGAGGACGTGCTCTATCGCCTCGCGTACAAGCTGGACGGCACCCCGGCGGCGGGCGACACGTACAGGCGTCGCCGCCGGGCCCTGAACACCGCTCTCGAACACGCGGTGGTCGCGGAGGACCTCTCGGGGAACCCGCTTCAGCGCGCCCGCCGGAAGCATGTCGGCTCCAATGATGTGGTTGACCGGCGAGTCCTCGTGAACGCCCTACAGGCCCGTCAGTTGCTCGCGGCAGTGTCCTACGGATCGTGGGATCGGTGCCGTGGGAGGCGTCTGGTGGCCTTCTACGCGGTCCTGTACTACGCGGGCTTGCGTCCGGCTGAGGCAGTCGGACTGAGGCGGTCCGACTGCCATCTCCCTGAGGCAGGATGGGGCACGCTGACGCTCCGAGAGACGCGTCCCGTCTCAGGGAAGCAGTGGACCGATTCCGGCGAACGTCACGACCGGCGCGGACTGAAGGCGCGGGAGGCCAAGAGCGACCGACCGGTACCCATCCCGCCCGTTCTGGTGGCCATCCTGCGGGCGCACCTGGACGCGTTCGGCACGGCCAAGGAAGGGCGTGTGTTCGGCAACGAGCGCGGGGGAGTGGTCGGCTCCTCTACCTACTGGCGGGTGTGGGAGGAAGCACGGGAATACGCGCTGCCACCCGAGCGGGTCGACTCGCCGCTGGCCGGGCGCCCGTATGACCTGCGGCACGCATGTATCACGCGGTGGCTGAACGCCGGGGTTCCGATCGCTGAGGTGGCCCGGCGGGTCGGCAACTCTCCCGAGGTGATCCACCGGCGCTATCACGGCTGCATCGACGGTCACGAGGAAGCCGCCAACGCGAAGATCACAAAGGCGTTGGAGGAGGACGGAGACGCTGCATAG
- a CDS encoding aminoglycoside phosphotransferase family protein: MISGSSGEPDGGAEFTAEGLEPLLREACATVQLDSHGAELLRLGSNAVYRLMSLPVIVRIARDRSALVEMQRAVNVTRWLERQDFPSMRVPASVAQPLVVGGRVVTFWESVQEHEEYGTVAELADLLRRLHWLEEPESLKLPYFDPLAKVAASLEGLDGISGEDQKFLEERAASLGKDYDRLDFVLPFGMIHGDASIGNILRHRDGHAVLIDLDGFTLAPREWDLVQTSMFYERYGWHTQAEYAEFVHRYGFDLMNWPGYETLADLRELMMVVWLGHQVTRNDRAAAEFARRVRSLRTGEGRDEWGPF, translated from the coding sequence ATGATCTCGGGCAGCAGCGGGGAACCGGACGGCGGCGCGGAGTTCACGGCGGAGGGCTTGGAGCCGCTCCTTCGGGAAGCCTGCGCGACGGTCCAACTTGACTCCCATGGCGCCGAGTTGCTGCGGCTCGGCTCGAACGCCGTCTACCGCCTGATGTCGTTACCGGTGATCGTCCGCATCGCGCGTGATCGGTCGGCCCTGGTGGAGATGCAACGGGCTGTGAACGTGACCCGGTGGCTTGAGAGGCAGGACTTCCCGTCCATGCGTGTGCCGGCGTCGGTCGCTCAACCGCTCGTCGTCGGCGGCCGGGTGGTCACCTTCTGGGAGAGCGTTCAGGAGCACGAGGAGTACGGGACGGTCGCCGAACTCGCCGATCTTCTACGTCGCTTGCACTGGCTCGAAGAACCTGAGTCTCTGAAGCTGCCGTACTTTGACCCGCTGGCCAAGGTGGCGGCTTCCTTGGAGGGGCTGGACGGCATCTCTGGGGAGGACCAGAAGTTCCTGGAAGAGCGAGCGGCGAGCCTCGGCAAAGACTACGACCGGCTGGACTTTGTCCTCCCCTTCGGCATGATCCACGGGGATGCCAGCATCGGGAACATCCTTCGCCACCGGGACGGGCACGCGGTGCTCATCGACTTGGACGGTTTCACTCTCGCGCCGCGTGAGTGGGACCTGGTCCAGACGTCGATGTTCTACGAACGGTACGGCTGGCACACGCAGGCCGAGTACGCGGAGTTCGTGCACCGGTACGGCTTTGACCTGATGAACTGGCCCGGGTACGAGACTCTTGCGGACCTGCGTGAGCTGATGATGGTTGTCTGGCTCGGTCACCAGGTCACGAGGAACGACCGGGCTGCCGCCGAGTTTGCCCGGCGGGTCCGGTCACTTCGCACGGGGGAGGGCCGAGACGAATGGGGTCCGTTTTGA
- a CDS encoding bifunctional DNA primase/polymerase yields the protein MQRMTRRGVEWLSAAADNPAECRQVWADDPRMPCLLSTGRFFDVVSVEQRLGTEMFDRLLRSGMPFGPTVVDRKAQRVGFFLGSESRETFTHYLERETSSTPPHRYLGRGCAVVVPGPIPLSDDRYQWLRAPTRRPEANPLRPVALATALVASVELLARIDRFDEQYPTPYAAVAALPEETNTDAG from the coding sequence GTGCAGAGGATGACCAGGAGGGGCGTGGAGTGGCTGTCCGCAGCAGCGGACAACCCTGCGGAGTGCCGACAAGTATGGGCGGACGATCCTCGGATGCCGTGCCTGCTGTCGACCGGCCGCTTCTTCGACGTGGTGAGCGTCGAACAACGCCTCGGGACGGAGATGTTCGACCGCCTCCTACGAAGTGGGATGCCGTTCGGACCGACGGTCGTCGACCGCAAGGCCCAGCGCGTGGGGTTCTTCCTCGGCTCGGAGAGCCGCGAGACCTTCACGCACTACCTGGAACGCGAAACGTCATCGACACCGCCGCACCGGTACCTCGGCCGCGGCTGCGCCGTTGTTGTCCCCGGCCCCATCCCACTGTCCGATGACCGCTATCAGTGGCTCCGCGCCCCCACACGCCGGCCGGAGGCCAATCCGCTGCGCCCCGTCGCCCTCGCAACCGCGCTCGTTGCCTCCGTGGAACTCCTGGCGCGCATCGACCGCTTCGACGAGCAGTACCCGACGCCCTACGCGGCGGTCGCTGCCCTCCCCGAGGAGACGAACACGGATGCCGGATGA
- a CDS encoding DUF3883 domain-containing protein, translating to MGNKETEQAAIRHVMALERAAGRDPKDVRTSGLPYDVESLPRLIEVKAFSRTARSEALPLEHRQVEAARANPEHYYLYVVDNLAGAQGAEISVRILHGGALLAMIERTQPQITYWPTFRAAEYDHAERLQ from the coding sequence GTGGGGAACAAGGAGACAGAGCAGGCCGCGATTAGGCACGTGATGGCCTTGGAACGAGCCGCTGGCCGCGATCCCAAGGACGTCCGCACCTCGGGCCTCCCGTACGACGTCGAAAGTCTGCCTCGCCTGATCGAGGTGAAGGCCTTCAGCCGCACGGCGCGCAGCGAAGCGCTGCCGCTGGAGCACCGGCAGGTGGAGGCCGCCAGGGCGAACCCCGAGCACTACTACCTCTATGTGGTCGACAACCTTGCGGGCGCGCAAGGAGCCGAGATCAGTGTGCGCATCCTGCACGGTGGGGCACTGTTGGCGATGATCGAGCGAACCCAGCCCCAGATCACGTACTGGCCCACGTTCAGGGCAGCCGAGTATGACCACGCGGAGCGGCTGCAATGA